In the Nicotiana tabacum cultivar K326 chromosome 16, ASM71507v2, whole genome shotgun sequence genome, one interval contains:
- the LOC107780794 gene encoding UPF0496 protein At1g20180-like, producing the protein MNQHLLLKLCHNTFSEILLEPSQETIISILESTNFPSKKYDLKSLLSNYFNISAEASKFCSHILKSINQVQSDYGFVEQVLDSIDNCSNGDQFGYLLLELRSFIIHNNPFSDLKKQDFTRINDEYSSVLQRLKSKKKRVARKIKLIKCVNKTSGVCVTAACGLVVVAALVLATHALAASVMGPAILSRTLKPLKKKIMNIRFLKCGFLRKAGEQLDVAAKGTYILNMDFDTMSRLVARLHNEIDHNKAMIQLCLDRREDRFSLEVLKELKKSNIGFKKPVEELEEHVYLCLLTINRARALVIKEIAKSYENKNEGSC; encoded by the coding sequence ATGAACCAACATCTCCTTCTCAAGTTATGCCACAATACATTCTCAGAAATCCTCCTTGAGCCAAGTCAAGAGACAATAATATCCATTCTTGAATCAACTAATTTTCCATCCAAAAAATATGATCTCAAATCTCTTCTTTCCAATTACTTCAATATAAGTGCCGAAGCATCAAAATTCTGCAGCCACATCCTTAAAAGCATTAACCAAGTCCAATCCGACTATGGTTTCGTCGAACAAGTCCTTGACTCGATTGATAATTGTTCCAATGGTGACCAATTTGGTTACCTATTACTCGAGCTTCGATCTTTTATCATCCACAACAACCCTTTTTCCGACCTCAAAAAACAAGATTTTACGCGAATTAATGATGAATATTCATCGGTGTTACAACGTTTGAAATCCAAGAAGAAAAGAGTTGCTAGGAAAATTAAATTGATCAAATGTGTCAATAAGACTTCTGGGGTATGTGTGACGGCAGCTTGTGGACTAGTTGTTGTGGCAGCTTTGGTACTAGCAACACATGCTCTTGCTGCAAGTGTGATGGGGCCAGCAATTTTAAGTAGGACCTTAAAGCCATTAAAGAAGAAAATTATGAATATTCGATTCTTGAAATGTGGATTTCTAAGGAAAGCTGGAGAACAACTTGATGTAGCAGCCAAAGGTACTTATATTTTGAACATGGATTTTGACACAATGAGTAGGCTCGTGGCTCGACTTCATAATGAGATTGATCATAATAAGGCAATGATTCAATTGTGTTTGGATAGAAGGGAAGATAGGTTTTCATTGGAAgtgttgaaagagttgaagaagaGTAATATTGGGTTCAAGAAACCAGTGGAGGAGCTTGAAGAACATGTTTACTTGTGTCTTTTAACGATTAATCGTGCTAGAGCTCTGGTCATTAAGGAAATTGCAAAATCATATGAGAACAAAAATGAAGGTAGTTGCTAA